CCCAGAAGGACTTCAGCGCCTCGACACCACGCTCATCGAAGTAGTTCGTTGCGTAGCTCGGCTCATTCGCCGGGCTTGACGTCTGGTAGGTCCCCTGGGTCCAGAGCGCGAAGATCCGGTAGTCGCCGTCAGTCGGAACGTCCCAGTCAGGGGATTGTTCCCACACCGTCTCGCCCTCTTCGAGCATGGGGGCAAGATCCACGAAGCTTCCTGTGTCAACCGTGTTGTCAGAAACGATCCTGTAGGCATATGCCGTCACGAATGAGGCACCATCGAGCTGCGCATTCGCTGCGGGGGTCGGCAACACGTCGACCGACTCCCCGGCCTGGACGGTTGCGGTGCCGAGGGTGAGGTTCTGCATCGCGGACTGGCTTGTCGGGTCCAGTCCGGGAACATTAGATGTGGACCAATTCGTCCCTGATGTCAGATAGACACCCATGTCCAGATCGAGCAGCTTGTTCATCATCAGGTTCCACTTGTGGGCCCACATCTCTGTGCCGTACCCATAAACCTGATCGGACGCCGCACTGTCGTTTTGCATGCAGAGTTCGACTCCGCGGAAGCCACCATCGTAGAGCGCCTGGATCTCCTCGAGGAGGGTCTCGTCCGTGTGCGATGCGTCGCCGAGCCACCAGCGGACGTCCGTGCTGTAGACCCGGTCGGGGTCGATGTAGTCGTCTTCTAGTTGCTGGGCGAACGCCGACACTGCCGGATCCGCCGCCGGGGGCAACCCAACATCGGACGCGACGTCGTCCGACGTGGCCGGCAAGGCCGCGACCATCGACAATGCCAGCGCTCCCGCAGGCAGCCAAGCCGCTCTCTTCAGAGCGCGACTTCTCACGATATTCATTGATCCACTCTCTCTTCGTCGTCGAAGACCTTCCGGGCACTCCCAGTCCGGCAGCGCCCGATCGTTGCGACTCCAGCGTCGACGCATCCTGCGGTTCGACGCCCTACCTTCGTCCTTTCTCCGTCCTTCCGTTCGCCGTCGGACCTTCGGTGGTCCGACTTCGGCAATTGATACGATTCACTTGACGCCTGGAGACGTGAGCCTCGCGCCGACCTTCGTGGTCGACGCCTCGTCAAGCGATCGATCGTCGTCATTGAATCGATTAAATTTGACGTCTTTCCGAGACTAGCGTGTGGGTTGGGGGGCGTCAAGAGCTGACAGCGCGGCCCGGAACGGCGGAGGAGCGATACCTCCGATCGACTCAGGTCGTCTGCGTCGACTCCCGCACCACGAGCTCGGGGTCGAAGACGACCTGTTCGGGAGGTGATCCCGCGCCCGCGGCATCCTGCAGCAGCAGTTCGACGGCCGTGCGGCCGATGAGGTGGGCGGGCTGCTTGATGGAGGAGAGCGGCACGACGGTGGACTGCACGAAGTCGATGTCGTCGTAGCCGATGAGCGCGACCTCGGTCGGCACTTCCACCTTGGATCGCTGCAGGCCCTGGAGCACCCCGATGGCGAGCAGGTCGTTCGCTGCGAAGATCGCATCGGGCCGGTCGGCCCGGTCGCGGCCGGCGATCGCCTCGCCCGCCTCGCGGCCCTGGTGAACGGTGAGCGCCCTGGTCTCGACCGTCTCGAGGCTCGCCCCGTCGACGGCGGCGACCGCGCGCCGGGCACCACTGAGGCGGTCGATGACCTGCCGGGTCCCCACGGGCCCTCCGACGTAGGCGATGCGTCGACGCCCACCGTCGAGGAGGTGTTCCACGGCGAGCCGGCCCCCGGCGACGTCGTCGACCGCGACGGATGAGAACGTGCGGTCCCCCACCTCCCGGTCGACGAGCACCACGGGCGTGCCGCGCTCGCGGAGCTGTCTCAGCAGCGGCATGTCCTCGGCGACCGGGGTGATGAGCACGCCCCGGACGCGCTGCTGCTCGAACTGCTCGAGATAGAGCGCCTCGCGCTCGGCCTGATCGTCGCTGTTGCCCAGCAG
The window above is part of the Pseudactinotalea sp. HY158 genome. Proteins encoded here:
- a CDS encoding LacI family DNA-binding transcriptional regulator — translated: MAVSVRDVAALAGVSVGTVSNVLNRPEKVAPATVERVQGAIGELGFVRNDAARQLRAGRSSTLAMVVLDVANPFFTDVARGAEERAAEDGLTVLLGNSDDQAEREALYLEQFEQQRVRGVLITPVAEDMPLLRQLRERGTPVVLVDREVGDRTFSSVAVDDVAGGRLAVEHLLDGGRRRIAYVGGPVGTRQVIDRLSGARRAVAAVDGASLETVETRALTVHQGREAGEAIAGRDRADRPDAIFAANDLLAIGVLQGLQRSKVEVPTEVALIGYDDIDFVQSTVVPLSSIKQPAHLIGRTAVELLLQDAAGAGSPPEQVVFDPELVVRESTQTT